The genomic region AAGCCGCCCCTCCGCCACCAGGCAGAGGTCCAGCGCGGCGGCGCCCATGCGGCGGATGTCGCGCACGTGCCGGATCAGCCCGGCCACCACCGATGCCTGGTGCTCCCGCCGACCGGCGTCGTAGCCGAAGCCGGTGCCGAGCAGCGCCTGCCCCAGATCCGTCTCGCCGGAACAGCGAAGCCGGACACCGTCGCGCCAGGCGCCGCCCCCGGCCGTGGCGGTCCACTCCTCGCCGGTGCTCACGTTGCGCACCACGCCGGCGACCACCACACCGTCGACCTCGGCGGCCAGCGACACCGCGCTGTACGGCAACCCGTAAAGATAGTTGACGGTTCCGTCGATCGGATCGATGATCCACCGCACGCCGCCCGGCTCGCCCGGCCCGGTGTCCTGCGTGCCGTACTCCTCACCCAGGACGGCGTCGCCCGGCCGCAACCGCCGCAGCGCGTCGAGCACCTGCCGCTCGACCGCCCGGTCCGCCGCGGTGACCACGTCGGTGACCGTGCTCTTGGTCGCCGCGACCGAAACGCCCTCGGCCCGCATCCGGTGCGCGGTGGCCGCGGCGTCCCGTGCCACATCGAGCGCGATGGCCAGCAGTTCCCGC from Micromonospora profundi harbors:
- a CDS encoding inositol monophosphatase family protein; translated protein: MHRSAPPARELLAIALDVARDAAATAHRMRAEGVSVAATKSTVTDVVTAADRAVERQVLDALRRLRPGDAVLGEEYGTQDTGPGEPGGVRWIIDPIDGTVNYLYGLPYSAVSLAAEVDGVVVAGVVRNVSTGEEWTATAGGGAWRDGVRLRCSGETDLGQALLGTGFGYDAGRREHQASVVAGLIRHVRDIRRMGAAALDLCLVAEGRLDAYFEKGLSPWDLAAGGLVAAEAGVRVAGLASSPAGPDLVIAAPPALFTPLHDRLADLDAAGGP